The Halorussus gelatinilyticus genome contains the following window.
CGGACCGACCGCTCGCCCGACTCCGAGCCGTTCCCGACGTGGAGTTCGATTACGGTGTCGAAGTTCCGGAGGCTGACCTGAAAGGCGCCCGGCCGGAGCCGGTCCACGTCGTTCATGTGCGTCCAGTCGCTCTCCGGTCCCATGCGCCGGGGCCGGTCGTAGGTCTCGGTCGCGTTCCACTCCCAGACGATTTCCTGCTGGCGGTTGACCGCGAACACGCGGTCGTTGCCCATGTCCACCATCACCCAGCGGTCCGCGCGGCCGTCGGCCCCGCTCCCCTTGGCCGGAACGGTGTAGTGGTCGGCGTCGTGGAGTTCGTGTTCGTGGAGTTCCGCGTCGTACCACGAGTAGTTCCACAGCACCTCGTTGCTCGACTGCTCGACGACTCTGAGGCTGTTCCGGACGCAGTTCGGGAACCCGTCGTTGCGGTAGCGCTCGGGGCAGTTCCGGTCGGCGACTTCGCTCGCCGTCGAGACCTGCACGCGGTCGGGACCGAGCGCCTCCACGTCGAACACGTCGTCGGGTTCGGCGTACTCCCAGACCACCTCGCCCGCCGGCGTGAGTTCGACCGCCTTCCCCTCGTGTTTGTACCCCTGTAGCGCGACGAGGGTGTTGTTCTCGGGCGACTCTGCGGCGACGGTCAGGCGCGGCTGGTCGGGCGCGGCCAGCACGCCGACCGTCGCGACCGCGATGCTGAGAACGGCGAGACACGCGAGTAACTTTGCACGGCGCTCGGACCCGGTTCCGAGCCAGTCGGGAAGACGTGTCACTGGCTGGGGCTATGAGTCGGTTGACGAAAACGGTTCGGTTCCACAGTCGGGGCGACGGCGTCCGTCGAGGGAGGCGAGTCCGACCGATTCAGGGCGCGTAGTAGTACTCGCCTTCCTTCTTCTGTTCGCGGTCCAACTGACTGCCCGGCTTGTTGATGCGCGGGCGGCCGACGTTCTCGTCGCGCCGGAAGGTGATGTCGAGGTTGGCGAGGAAGTCGTTCATGCCCTCGCGCATCCCCTTGGGCGCGCTCGCCCGCCCGTGGACCGCGGGCTCGCCGTCGAACACCATCAGCCGGTCGGCCAGCAGGTCGATCATGTAGATGTCGTGGTCGATGACCATGACCGTCGCGTCCTGCTGTTCGGCGAACCGCCGGATGGCGTTGGTCGCGCGGACCCGCTGTTCCACGTCGAGGTACGCCGACGGCTCGTCCAGCAGGTAGAGGTCGGCGGACTCCGAGAGGCAGGCCGCGATGGCCACGCGCTGGCGCTCGCCGCCCGAGAGGTCGGTGAGCTGTTGCTCCATGATGCGGTCCAACTGGAGCGGTTGGGCGATTTCGGTGTTCCAGTACGACGACCCGACGCGGTCGGTGATGGAGCGCAGGAAGCTGTCGGTCCGCATCGGCTGGTCGATTTCGATGTACTGGGGCTTGTACGCGATGTCGAGGTCGAAGTCGGCCTCGCCCTCGTCGGGTTCGAGTCGCCCCGCCAGCAGTTGCGCGAACGTCGATTTCCCGATGCCGTTCGGGCCGACGATGCCCAGCACCTCGTTCTCCCGAATCTTGCCGCCCTCGACTTCCAGTCCGAACTCGCCCTCGCCGTAGGACTTGCTGATGTCGGGGTACTCGACCAGCGTGTCGGCCCGCGTCACTTCGCGGGGCGCGTGTTCCTCGAACTCGATGGCGTTCGGCCGGATGCGCATGTTCTCGTTCTGGAGGTAGCCCTTGAGGTACTCGTTGATGCCGTTCCGGACCGATTTGGGCGAGGTGATGACGCCGTACGCGCCGGGTTCACCGTACGCCACGTGGAGGTTGTCCGCCACGAGGTCGAGGATGGCGAGGTCGTGTTCGACCACCAGCATCGACTTGCCGTGTTCCTCGGCCATCTCCTGAATCAGACGCGCGGCCTTCACGCGCTGGCTGATGTCGAGGTACGGCGTAATCTCGTCGATGAAGTAGAAGTCCACGTCGCGGGCGAGACACGCCACCAGCGCGACGCGCTGGAGTTCGCCGCCCGAGAGGCTGTCGATGTCCTGGTCAACGACGTGTTCGATGTCGAGTCGTTCGAGCAGGTCGTCCAAGACGCCGCGCTCGTCGGTCTGCTCCAGCAGTTCGGCGGTCGGGCCGCCGAACCGGTCGGGAATCTTGTCCACGTACTGGGGCTTGCGCGCGACGCTGACCTCGCCGTCGCGCACGTCCGCGAGGTAGTCCTGCAACTCCGTCCCGCGGTAGGCGTCCAGCACCGCGTCCCACCCCGGCGGGTCGGCGTGCTGGCCGAGGTTGGGCGCGAGTTCGCCCGCCAGAATCTTGACCGCGGTGGTCTTCCCGATGCCGTTCGGTCCGAGGATGCCAGTGACCTGTCCCTCCAGCGGGACCGGCAGACCGTACAGCGAGAAGGCGTTCTCGCCGTACCGGTGCACGGGTTCGTCCTCCAACTCCTGCGGGAGGTTGATAATCTCGATGGCGTCGAACGGGCACTTCTCGACGCAGATACCGCAGGTCTCCCCGAGGCAGATTTCCTCGCTGATGTGTACTTGGTCGGGGCCGCC
Protein-coding sequences here:
- a CDS encoding ribosome biogenesis/translation initiation ATPase RLI, with translation MADDSIAVVDLERCQPDRCSYECKNYCPPNRTGKECITLRGEDADEGGPDQVHISEEICLGETCGICVEKCPFDAIEIINLPQELEDEPVHRYGENAFSLYGLPVPLEGQVTGILGPNGIGKTTAVKILAGELAPNLGQHADPPGWDAVLDAYRGTELQDYLADVRDGEVSVARKPQYVDKIPDRFGGPTAELLEQTDERGVLDDLLERLDIEHVVDQDIDSLSGGELQRVALVACLARDVDFYFIDEITPYLDISQRVKAARLIQEMAEEHGKSMLVVEHDLAILDLVADNLHVAYGEPGAYGVITSPKSVRNGINEYLKGYLQNENMRIRPNAIEFEEHAPREVTRADTLVEYPDISKSYGEGEFGLEVEGGKIRENEVLGIVGPNGIGKSTFAQLLAGRLEPDEGEADFDLDIAYKPQYIEIDQPMRTDSFLRSITDRVGSSYWNTEIAQPLQLDRIMEQQLTDLSGGERQRVAIAACLSESADLYLLDEPSAYLDVEQRVRATNAIRRFAEQQDATVMVIDHDIYMIDLLADRLMVFDGEPAVHGRASAPKGMREGMNDFLANLDITFRRDENVGRPRINKPGSQLDREQKKEGEYYYAP